In the genome of Quercus robur chromosome 3, dhQueRobu3.1, whole genome shotgun sequence, one region contains:
- the LOC126718166 gene encoding meiosis-specific protein ASY1 — translation MVVAQKVKEAEITEQDSLLLTRNLLRIAIFNISYIRGLFPEKYFNDKSVPALEMKIKKLMPMDAESRRLIDWMEKGVYDALQKKYLKTLLFCICEAIDGPMLEEYAFSFSYSNSDSQEVSLDISRTGNKKKGGTFRHNSSNEITPNQMRSSACKMVRTLVQLMRTLDRMPEERTILMKLLYYDDVTPADYEPPFFKGCTEEEARNPWTKNPLRMEVGNVNSKHLVLALKVKSVLDPCEDENEDVQDDEMSLGADSVQKDDSSDSDSEVNHSEENQYIVAPVDKHQQGEDNNGMVDEDDTQDPEEDEQQLARVKEWINDRHIDTVDFTDILSNFPDISMVLTEEIMEKLVKEGVLSKTGRDSYTINKQKNSDYEFTTVKEEMDGQTTPFGGKVPLVEDSMYMKALYHALPMNYVTVAKLQSKLEGEVNQTTVRKIINKMTLDGFLEAKGSRRLGKRVIHSEMTKKKLLEVKKALNTDAMDIDTNEPNNKSSYVELQKMGSNYNDMSTCGALHSIGSDLTRMKVRSEINQNGSIRSEQTISKTKEPGNTPTSRVEPVASRESFVPGYENGRANGNTNYNGEVDGVICSRSSQERRSRKTSTVREPILQYVKRQRSQAA, via the exons ATG GTTGTAGCACAGAAAGTGAAGGAAGCTGAAATCACTGAGCAGGACTCGCTTCTTCTG ACGAGGAATCTGCTCCGAATTGCTATATTCAATATTAGTTACATCAGAGGCCTATTTCCTGAGAAGTACTTCAACGATAAGTCTGTTCCTGCTTTAG agatgaagatcaaaaagcTCATGCCAATGGATGCAGAGTCTCGCAGACTCATTGATTGGATGGAAAAAG GTGTATACGATGCATTGCAGAAGAAGTATCTGAAAACGCTTTTGTTCTGCATTTGTGAGGCAATTGACGGACCAATGCTTGAGGAATATGCAT TTTCTTTCAGTTACTCAAATTCCGATAGCCAGGAGGTTTCACTGGATATCAGTCGTACCGGTAACAAGAAAAAGGGTGGAACATTCAGGCATAACTCCTCGAATGAAATTACTCCGAACCAGATGAG gAGTTCGGCTTGTAAGATGGTTCGGACATTGGTTCAGTTGATGAGAACTCTGGATAGGATGCCCGAAGAG cGTACTATTCTGATGAAGCTGCTTTATTATGATGATGTGACG CCTGCGGATTATGAGCCTCCGTTCTTCAAAGGCTGCACAGAAGAAGAAGCTCGTAATCCATGGACCAAAAATCCTTTGAGAATGGAGGTTGGGAACGTGAACAGCAAGCATCTTGTATTAGCTCTCAAG GTTAAGAGTGTGCTAGATCCTTGTGAGGATGAAAATGAAGATGTTCAAGATGATGAAATGAGCTTAGGAGCTGATTCTGTGCAAAAGGATGACTCTTCTGATTCTGACAGTGAG GTCAACCATTCGGAAGAAAATCAATATATAGTTGCACCAGTTG ATAAACATCAGCAAGGGGAAGATAACAATGGCATGGTAGATGAAG ATGATACTCAAGACCCAGAGGAAGATGAACAACAATTGGCCCGTGTAAAGGAATGGATCAACGATCGTCACATTGATACTGTTGACTTTACTGATATTCTCTCTAATTTCCCGGACATCTCAATG GTTTTGACCGAGG AAATCATGGAAAAGCTTGTGAAGGAAGGTGTTCTTTCAAAAACTGGGAGGGACAGTTACACCATTAACAAGCAAAAg AATTCTGACTATGAATTCACAACGGTGAAAGAAGAAATGGATGGTCAAACAACACCTTTTGGTGGCAAAGTTCCCCTGGTTGAAGATAGCATGTACATGAAG GCTTTGTATCATGCTCTTCCAATGAATTATGTAACTGTGGCAAAGCTTCAAAGCAAGCTTGAAGGAGAAGTTAACCAAACAACTGTGCGCAAAATAATCAACAAAATGACTCTAGATGGTTTTCTTGAGGCAAAAGGCAGCAGAAGGCTAG GCAAGCGTGTGATCCATTCTGAAATGACTAAGAAAAAGCTACTAGAAGTCAAGAAAGCTTTGAACACTGATGCCATG GATATCGATACTAATGAACCAAATAACAAATCCAGCTATGTCGAGCTCCAGAAAATGG GGAGCAACTACAACGACATGTCCACTTGTGGTGCCCTACACTCGATTGGATCAGATCTCACACGCATGAAAGTGAGATctgaaataaatcaaaatggCTCAATTAGGAGTGAGCAGACAATTTCAAAGACAAAGGAGCCTGGAAACACCCCCACAAGTAGGGTGGAG CCAGTAGCTTCAAGAGAAAGTTTTGTGCCAGGGTACGAGAATGGCAGAGCAAATGGAAACACAAATTACAATGGTGAGGTAGATGGAGTTATCTGCAGTAGGTCCAGTCAAGAAAGGCGATCAAGAAAAACAAGCACT GTTAGGGAGCCTATCCTTCAATATGTGAAACGCCAGAGATCTCAGGCTGCTTGA
- the LOC126718164 gene encoding uncharacterized protein LOC126718164 has translation MQTKKKNPGRSAARENVSSRVTRAQQKVSEKVQAVEVKVKDLITSSARKQKQAGALPKKKREPVVETNLNAKYELLHNEASDVCLGPDVINGASMECKSGNEETAHRMMGTIFSPSFHISKHAGGEITNGVDFVKYFGSGDQKYHQDHEMEYSQNNVLNVHIGQEISEPIVGKEKNYTENAVTSVTFPDDMDIDTKNFNSQSFDQTHTVGRNTIDSCCNADSEGANLSSEVSAIYLAMKNSKLECIDEHGQDSMSADVYVEDDQYEEFDDFDPYFFIKNLPDLSAVVPTFRPMLLPKQTRSCPPTTLVLDLDETLVHSTLEPCDDADFTFPVNFNLQEHTVYVRCRPHLRDFLERVSSVFEIIIFTASQSIYAEQLLNVLDPKRKVFRHRVYRDSCVYVDGNYLKDLTILGRDLSRVIIIDNSPQAFGFQVDNGIPIESWFDDRSDKELLLLLPFLESLVGVEDVRPLIAKKFNLREKIAAAAYPLNSNRGDPFER, from the exons atgcaaacaaagaaaaaaaatcctggAAGGAGTGCTGCTCGAGAGAATGTCAGTTCTAGGGTTACAAGAGCTCAGCAGAAGGTCTCTGAAAAAGTTCAAGCTGTAGAAGTAAAAGTTAAGGACTTGATTACATCTTCAGCTAGAAAGCAGAAACAAG CTGGAGCTCTTCccaagaagaagagggagcCTGTTGTGGAAACAAATTTGAATGCTAAGTATGAGTTGTTGCATAATGAGGCTTCCGATGTTTGTTTGGGGCCTGATGTGATTAATGGTGCTTCTATGGAATGTAAG AGTGGCAATGAGGAAACTGCTCATCGCATGATGGGAACCATATTTTCTCCATCGTTTCACATTTCTAAACATGCTGGAGGGGAAATCACCAATGGAG TTGATTTTGTGAAATACTTTGGAAGTGGAGACCAGAAATATCATCAAGATCATGAAATGGAATACTCCCAGAATAATGTGTTGAATGTTCATATTGGTCAAGAAATTTCTGAACCCATTGTTGGGAAAGAGAAGAATTACACTGAGAATGCAGTAACTTCAGTAACATTCCCTGATGATATGGATAtagatacaaaaaattttaattcgcAGAGCTTTGATCAGACACATACTGTAGGTAGAAATACCATAGATTCTTGTTGTAATGCGGATTCGGAGGGAGCAAATCTCTCATCTGAAGTTTCAGCTATATATCTTGCCATGAAAAATTCTAAGCTTGAATGCATTGATGAGCATGGTCAAGATTCTATGTCAGCTGATGTTTATGTGGAGGATGATCAATATGAGGAATTTGATGACTTTGAtccttattttttcataaaaaactTACCAGACTTGTCAGCAGTTGTCCCAACTTTTCGGCCTATGCTGCTACCGAAACAAACGCGGAGTTGCCCTCCTACTACACTTGTTTTGGACTTGGATg AAACTTTGGTGCACTCCACACTAGAACCTTGTGATGATGCAGACTTCACTTTTCCTGTAAATTTTAACCTCCAGGAGCATACAGTTTATGTTCGATGCCGTCCTCATCTCAGAGATTTCTTGGAGAGAGTTTCCAGCGTTTTTGAGATTATTATATTTACAGCTAGTCAAAGTATTTATGCAGAGCAGCTACTTAATGTACTTGATCCAAAGAGGAAGGTATTCCGTCATCGTGTTTACCGTGACTCCTGTGTTTATGTGGATGGGAATTACCTCAAAGATTTGACAATTCTTGGTCGTGATTTGTCACGTGTAATCATAATTGACAATTCTCCACAG GCATTTGGCTTCCAAGTTGACAATGGAATTCCAATTGAAAGCTGGTTTGATGATCGTTCAGATAAGGAACTGCTTTTATTACTTCCTTTTTTGGAGAGTTTGGTAGGAGTCGAAGATGTTCGGCCACTGATAGCAAAGAAATTCAACCTTCGGGAGAAAATTGCAGCTGCAGCTTATCCTCTAAACTCAAATAGAGGAGACCCGTTTGAAAGATGA